One segment of Cynocephalus volans isolate mCynVol1 chromosome 8, mCynVol1.pri, whole genome shotgun sequence DNA contains the following:
- the LOC134383730 gene encoding uncharacterized LOC128071544 homolog: MRDFPLAAGGTHPENAGAARGKDPLPQQRKTKRKKAHRRPALRDAPSKQWATATALSNFFCCSPRRTR, translated from the coding sequence ATGCGAGATTTTCCTTTGGCAGCAGGAGGCACACACCCAGAGAATGCTGGAGCTGCAAGGGGGAAGGACCCACTTCcacagcagagaaaaacaaagaggaaaaaggcacATAGGCGGCCAGCACTAAGGGACGCACCCAGCAAGCAGTGGGCCACTGCCACTGCTCTCAGCAACTTCTTCTGCTGCAGCCCGAGAAGAACTCGGTGA